CTTTGTGTTGACTGCTAGATTGTTATTGCATCTGCTACAGTGACTCAACCGGAGCGTGCACCAGTCTTAATAAATGGCTGAGAGTGTTTGCCCTGAGCACTGCAGAAGATGCAATATTCCCCAAATCTTTTCACGTAGATATGTAGGAGTCactctttaccttttccattacACTTCTCATGCTCCATGGGTCAAACACCCTTCTCTCCCAAAAGGCCTCTGAGGTTGAGGTCTGCAAATCTTGTTTGCAAGATGATGCTCCCCTTCAGAGGTACAAGCACCATGTAGATCCTTCAGCAATATCATCCATTCCTACTTCCATTGCCTGCCCGCATACTCACTTAGTTAGGTCCATGGGATCATAAGAAGCCCTTCACACAGGTATACAGAAAACAGAGGCAGAAATGAACAGAGCTCTATTATCCTCTTCTGGGAACAAAAGAAACCCAGCTTATATAAGCCAGCCTTTGCATTTTACATCAGAGGAATGGAATCCTTGAGACCACAGACACACTGGAAAATTGGATTTGGCCCCATGATTTCTCCCCCATCCTCTAAATTCACCATATTTCAGATAGACTGAGTGTGATGATGCTGCCAGTTACACCTAGCAGAGAGTGGCAAGAATCTGGGTGTTGCTTCTTTTGCAGTCTTTTCCTGCTGAAGATGGGCCCGGTGACTTTCCCACTGTGCAGTTGCTCTGGTGTAGATTTGCTCTTCTATATATTCCTAGCGGCATGTGactgcagtggtgttgtctggtGCCTGGCAAGATTAACAGAGATGCCCCACATAGAATCTGCTTCAAGACTTACCTCATCCTTAATTTCTAAGCTCCTGCAAGAAAAATACTGTAGGACAAAAGGTCCACCTACACAACCCTCTGAACTTCTGCAACATCTCTCTTTCAGAGGAAAAGtttcatggttttaaaaaaaaagcattaaaatgaaTATTGCTTCTTTCTGATGCAACACCTCTTGGGCAACCCATCCAACCAATTAATCCAATCCCATCCAATCCCACAGCTCATCTGGAACTAGTAGAGGACAAGCTAGTGTTCCTGTAGAGTCATTCTCATGTAAACAGTCACCTGAGAGACAAACACAGTGATCCAGCCTCGGCAATCTCATCTTTCTAGGGAATTTAGACTCCATTCCTTATTGCAGTAACTTGGGAACCTCCACCTaccaacataaaaacaaaaagtgtGCATGTTAGTGCAAGATCTgacttcctccttcctttctgcagCTCCCATGGCTTCTACCTGATGAAAGGGATTATACAGGAGCAGGAGCTGTGGAAGCTGTGGCAAAGaagaaggaagtgtttaatttctgtAAATCGCCCCcttctgatgacatcatcaaccttccACAGGCATAGTTGTGCCAACACTATTTCATTTTATACAAAATTTCTGCTGCATCTTATCTATataagcatatttatttatttattgttattaaattttaattgctttaaagtAACTCTGAGAACTGGCCGGAATTCAATAGACTCCCAGCTAGAATTGACCCAATCAATATGTTTTACATATATGTTGACTCATCATCTAGCAATTTATTCCAGGGAGCCACTTTAGCAGGAAATATCAAACAGATTCCTGTTTTAAATACTGCTATTAAATAATATAACATTTAGCTCTGAAGGAACCATCCTGGCCCTGGAGAATGTCAGCCAGAACTCTGCAACATCTCAAAACTACAACGCTTCAGGATACAATTGGCAGAAGAATATTACTTTATAAAACACACAAgctcgtttgtgtgtgtgttggagctCTAGTGGTAAGCTACCATTATCattaggagcctcatggcgcagtagTGAAAATGTTGTACTGAaacaaaattgtgctcacgatcCGGGGTTTAATTctaggtagttggctcaaggctcaaggttcactcagccttttatccttctgaggtcaataaaatgagtacccagcttgctgggggtgggggggtggggggagcaatgtgtggcctgcataattaaattgtaaactgcctagagagtgtttCAAGTGCTATGggctggtatataagcagcatgttttgctttgattAAAATTTACATTGGGAAATACTGCAGCTGCATCTACCACCCAAGGAAGATAGAGACCTGCCGTTTCTTCTTTATCATCGCTAGGTATAATCTGTTATTGCACATCTACCTGTGCCTCAGTTGCTCTGATACCTCCTTTTCAGGGCTGAGCAGACTTCATGGCCACAACAATACCTGGCCaaaggggtctcaaactgtggccctccagatgttcttggacttcaactcccagaaatcctggccagcagaggtggtgctgaaggcttctgggagctgtaggctaagaacatctggagggccacagtttgagacccctgaataGCATGATCACGAATTCCGGAGAACTCCAAAACATGAATCTTTTGTGGAATTTTACTTTGGTCCTAAGAAAAGCATTCTCCACTTGtggatgttttgttttcatggacCAGTTTATCTTTGTTTACATTAACAAGGGTTTAGCTTTGAGGAACCAACTGTACACTCTAGAGGCTCCATCCCAGTTTGACCTTCACTTTTGCCCTTTACTTGCCTTCTTCAGATGCTTGAGGTTGCTGGATCGAATAGCAGCCAGCAGCTGATCCCTAGAGTTCTTCTCTTGTGGAGGAAGAGCTTTCTCAACCATTTTCCTTTGAGTTGCTGGGGAGAGGGACAGCCGTAAGTTTTCATTgatcagaggaggggcaggaggaggggccaaaggaggtgggggtggaggaggtgCATGTGGGGCTCCAGCTTTCTTGGGGAGTGATTTCGGGGAAGACCATGGGGAAGTCTTGGGAGATGATTTTGGAGAAACCTTAGGGGAGCCAGCGGGCAGGACAGCAATTTTTGGCACCTCAAGGAaatccttcttttcccccttttcctgagCCTGCCTCTGCTCCTGCAAACGTTTCTGCCGCTGTTTGTCCATGTTCCTGCTCAGCAAGTTAGTGACAGTCATGCGGGGTCCCGCTAACTCAAAGTGGTAACCCAGCTTCAACAAGGTTGTGTTCTCCTTCAGCAGGCTGGCTATCTCCATCTCAGTCTTCCCTCCACAGATGTGCCTTTGGTTGTGAAAGCGTAGCTCTGTCAGCGTGTTGTTCTGCAACAATGCACGGAAGATGGCCAGGATGCCTTTGCCGGTGATGTGATTTGAGTCTAGATTGATGCTGGTCAGTGTCTTGTTGGACTTCAGCATGATGGCAATGGCAAAAGCAACATGATCATCAGCCCTTGTGTTGGCCAGAGCAAAGACTTTGACAACAGTGTTGAATTCTAAGGCCTCTGCAAAGCGCACTAGGATCTCGTTGGTGATGCAGTCGGAGTTATTGACATTAACCTCTACCATTTCTGGGTCATTATTCTTCACTTTTTCTAATGGTTCGTCAAAAATACTAGTGGCTTCGTCTTCCTTGCTCTGGTTGGAGGAGTTGTCTGCAGATTTAGAAGGTGTGCTCTCAAGAGTGTCCTTTATTGGCTTCTCTACCTCTGGCACAGAGGCCTTCCCCTCAGACGCCCCTTTTCTGTCTTTTGATGATTTCTCTTCACTGCCAACTGTGGAGCCTTTCTTCAAAGGGGagcttttttcttctgttttctcagATTCttttttatcttctctttttctgtctgAGCTTTGTTTTAAGGCTGTTATTTTCTCCCCTATTTTCTCAGATTCTTTTTTATCTTCACCCTTTTTACCCTTCTCAGTCCCTCTCTTCAGCTCTGCTGGCTTCTCTTCTTTTGCTTTGTCCTCTCTTAGTTTATTCTTTAGTGTTGTACCCTTTTCTTCCCCTCTCACTTTAGCTGTTGTATTTTTGTCTGTTTCCTTGGATATTTTCTTCTCCACAttgggagtcttttcttctttcGGTAGTCCAGTTTTCTTACTCCTGTCTGGTTCATCCTTTCCTTTCTGATTTGCTTTTtggatattttcttcttttttcagatCAAATGTTCTGGTTTTTTTCAGGTCTTTCCGCTTTTCTTCAAGAGTCTttgcctcttttttcttctcttcctaagGGGGAAAATGATCAAGAAGGATAACATTATCAATAAAGAAACCGCTTTCTGACAAACATTGCTTGCTCTCAGCTAGTGCTAGGCTTGTCACCATTTTtactaaaataaaatgaaaatagctAATGAAAATGAAAGGCAGGTTtgctagaattttaaaaatcatgctaaTAGCTCATTATAATTTAACTGAAGCTGCAATTACACTGGCAAACCAAATCAAAGTGGTTTGGCTTTGCTGCGGCTTGATTCACAACCTGTTTTATGCTTTTGTTCAGATTAGATGATCACATGGAAACCATGGATTTGTTTGTTCCCAGTGTCTACACTGGCCTATCAATCTGACATGGTTATATCCCCACCCGAGCCCACAGTTACGCTTCCTCTGATCCCACCCTCTACCAACCTCCAGCTCTCCTTCTATCATTCATTTTAAAGCCGGAAGGCTATTTAAAATGTTGTGAAAAGGGGCAGTTTTCCAAATttctccataatgtacaaacacatacacacatactgtgGAAACATAGTAGTCTGCTGTAGTTCATTGTTGTTGCTTCTATTTCATATagatttttatcttttctttttttgtcgaTGCAGAAGTGATCTAGCTACACTAAACCAGTATATCAATGtaatgataaggtgatctagtgttAAACTTCGTagtttgttctgaaaaaaataatgctagaaggcaactagggagaaagattgcaGGCGTGGCTGTTCCCACTGTCCAAAATATCATGCCCAACTTAGTACGTCACTagaataccacccacagtcatGCACATATCCTTTTCTACAATGCAACAAACAATCGTGTACAGGGAAACAATGTTTGTACAATTCcgacttttaaaaaaggaaaagcctccagcagcagagagaaaaaaaaaacccgtaatgttgggagcaaaaagggctgaatGGATTCGAACTGGCCTTTGAGTCATGTGATCAGTGGGTtgccttattgggagaaaggcagcccacaaagaaataagcaaataaaggaacaaaataaaatcagtaggaaaaaaagagagatgaattcATCCATTGGtgaatcccacagtatttgactgTGCAGTCACAGCCtcaaatgcaaaataaatgcaAGAATGGTGCTCTTAAACCCAGATTCACAACCTAGGGGAAGGCGTCTGCAGCAGTAATTGctacaatttcttttcttttgtatatACTAAGCAAATAcctttattttttgttatgtAATGCCAAGCCACTTTGGACTTATGGcgaacctaatagggtttttgaggtatgttcAAGGAATGCTTTAGCATTGCCACTGCTGAGTGGAGctctgaactcaggtctcctcagTCCTACTACAACCACCTTTGCACTACACCAGGCTGGCGATGGTGTTGTGCACATTGATCAGGCCAGcaagaatgcattaaaatataCAAAGGGACAAAGAACTGCAAATTTTCAAAAGAACACTCTCATGCTCAGGGAAATGACACAAGTATGGAGACCAAGAAAAGATGAAAGGAATTAAAAAGTAGGGGAAGGGCTGGATTGTAATTTGTTGTTGTCTGCACAGGAATTAATGAAGTTGGGTTGAAAAGAGCTGGGTTGATAATGGTGTTGGCTACTATGTGGAAGAGTGAATAGATTCACTTGAAACATTTGGTCATCCAAAATTCCCTAACATTCCTGAGTGAGTACAGGCTATAGTAGGTGATATTTAATATTCCTATTATCCAGTGAGAGCCAAGTCTTTGTCAGTTGCAACTCTCCTGGCATTACTTCTTGTAGGAACATGCGGACAACAACTTAAGATCCCACCTCCCATCAATTCGCCTTTCCTTTTCCCTATTTGGCCTCTTTTTTACAACTGCTTGTCCAGAGTGACATATTCATAGTTATGTTATATGGTtgcctgatagcactgtttggaatgggggtgggggaacaccGTGTCTGCTTGTGTTTCGACTTAAGTCGCTTcatctttcccctttaagagctggcccatagCTTTGTGGCACAGGGCTAAGGCATGTAAACCTTTTGAGATGGTTCATTGAGAGGCAAaacagctctttgttctgcctatACAGATGGGTgcaaagagttaaaatagattgcactgaagataaggacttTTAAAGCACCAGCCAGATTGCACCAAAtatcacagtgtggacaggccatGTCACTGTGAAATCCAAAAATAGATTTTCTTTAAATTTACTGACACTTTGCTACCTGTCTTCTGTGTTGGGTTTGGAATAGCTAGGGTATCAAAATGTGCAGGTCCTAGAATGGAAATTTGACAGAAAACCCAAAATGGGCAAGATTTGAATTTGAGTGCACTGCAAAATCTGTTGGGCCTTGCAGGTACCAAAGGAATAAAAACTCATTTGACACTGCTCCACTGTATGAAAGAGCCCCAAAGCAACTTACAACATACCCACAACTAAATGCGAGGAAATAAGATTAGCTattctgtttttctcttgtgCAGGCTGCAGCGTTGGCCTGAATAGCAGATGTTTCAAACAATGAACATTACTGATGTTCATTGTCCTTCCCCTTTCCCACAGAGTGAGAAACCCTGTAGCAAGGGCTTGCCTTTTACACTCTTCTTTTGTCCTTCTGCTTGGCCATCACTGTAGGAGGGGAGTGTTTTTCTCCTGTCAAAAGAGAACAGACTGTTCCTGGAGGAAGGCTGAAGGACAGCACCCAGCTATTATTTGTCAACTCTCCTCCCACCTCCTTGCTCATGCTACATTCTATAGCTTCTTTCTCATTCACCACCAGCAGTGTTGTGGTATATTCAGAAGCTCAGCATCCCTCCATGAGACTTTTTCACCCACTGTTTCCATgggatagggacgtggtggcgctgcgggctaaaccgcagaagcctgtgcagcagggtcagaagaccaagcagtcgtaagatcgaatccacgcgatggagtgagcgcccgtcgcttctcccagctcccgccaacctagcggttcgaaagcatgcaaatgcaagtagataaatagggaccacctcggtgggaaggtaacagcgttccgtgtctaagtcgcactggccatgtgaccacagaagattgtcttcggacaaaacgctggctctatggcttggaaacaaggatgagcaccaccccctagagtcgaacacgactggacaaaaattgtcaaggggaaccgtttcCATGGGTGCAGCCCCTTCTTTCctaagcacacatgcacacacattcacatGTTTCAAATCAGGACAAGGTTCCTCCCCCACCCAAAGGGGAAAGCAGTCTGAggtgagggggggaaagcaatatTCTTGAATATCTTTTTCCTCTTTGCcagcttcttttttcttgattttactCTATCAACAGAACCAGTGATGATGGCACAAAGAATATTTATTGTGGATGAATCTTAACATTATTCTGGCATGAAGGTGGTTGAAGTACTCTGGGACCTAGATTCCAGAAAAATGGTGTTTCCAAGATCTATAATACATAGTTGATTGCGGTGCGATCTCATGGCCTATTCATCCTAATCACCAGACTCTTTAACTTTTCCTCTGGAGTTGACTCAGGACTTCTACAAACATCAAGTCTGTCTCTCTTATATAGAAACAGCTGAGCTAAACTATTAGATCTAAATCTTCTTGGCTTACATGGATTCTCCTCTGTGTCACAGCTCCCAAACTAAAGGACATCAACAGAAAAGACAGCTTCTTATATGGCTTAGCACTAACAAAGCTGAAGAAAAAGTCATCTAACATATGATTAAATGGTGCTTGCCTTAAAGTATTGTTTATATGTGGAAATAAACAGACTCCATTTGAGAAGAGCAAGGATCTTTCTATTTAGTTAAACGATTACTGTGCTCATTTGAGTCTTAAATGTCTACAGCTGCCTTTTGAGGACAGGAATGCGATCAAAATGGCAAAACATGCAGCTGAGCAAATGGCCATTACTTGCTCGTGGACTAAATATAACAATTGtttgccgtcaagtcaattctgacttatggcaaccctttccaggattttctaggaaaagggtactcagaaatggtttaccattccccttcTGGAGGTACCCTGAGATtgtgcaacttgctcaaggccacatagactagcacttctccctggagacacagtggagaatttaaCACCCAagctctggccctgcagccagacaCTTAACTCACGTCAGCCCTGGACTAAACAGGACTACTTCGATTAGATAAAACAACAGAATCCCCATCtctcattttaaaagcatttttaatgttTAAGGAATTCAAGATGGTCACTTCTGGCTCCTGGGCATAAGTcttcaaacaacaacaatgggcaCAATACCAATTTCATGGCAACCAGTTTCCACACAGTTGAACTACAAAAGATATGGTAGATGGctaggaagaaaagaaagtggcCATAGCAAGtaattttcttttcctgcctgACAATGAATAGCTATATGGATCAGTAATCCGGGATGAATGAGAGTGAGAAGCATTAGGGAATATTGGCTAATTAAATATTGATGGAGAACAGCTTACTCAGAGTCCCCCTAAATCTGGAACTAAGCCTGTGCCTGCTGTAGGGTTGAACAGCAAGTCATCTCCTGTTGAAAAAAATCAGTAGCAGATTTTCAGATTACAGTCTTGGGAGATAGGAAAGGATAATTACTCTTCCTCACATCACGTGGGCTCAAAGCACCATTTAACCAAAAAATTAAACACCCAGGCAGATCTGTCAGCAAACATGCAACAATACAAGCCAATCTGATATTTAAAATATGATGtcttaagaggtttttttttttttaaaaaaaaatcaccattatCCTAGCTACAGTTTCTTTTGTTACTGAAGGGCCCTGATGTGAAAAGTTGTACATGACTAAACAAGGACACTAATTGATAATTTAATGAAAATGCAGTACTCAGATGGAAAAGAGGCCCAGAAACAGATAGTTTAAGAGAAGCTACTTGTTGTGTAGAAGTGAGAAAAGCTGCTTCTGTTGaattaaaacactggttcttaaccttgggttactcaggagttttagactgcaactcccagaagccttcaccaccagctgtcctgactggggtttctgggagttgcagttcaaaagcatccgagtaacaaaggttaagaaccactgaattaaatgcCTTCTTCCACCCCATGGACAACCGAATGGTGACCTCTACAATAAAAGCAACCTCCAACCAACTGTTAGTCAAACAAGGTAGTTCttcagagttcagaaaagttacttttagctCCAAGAATGCCCCTGCCAACTTTgtcagtagtacagtggtgcctcgcagaacaagCGCCCTGTAGAGCAATGAATTctctctacggtgacgcttttgcgattgctaatgtgatcgcagagcgatgggcccaatgggcgaaaatcgcagagcgaaggtcggtaagcggttcgcttaccgaccttcgctttgcgacccgccgatcagctgttccgcggcttcaaaatggccgccggaacagccgaaagggccgggcgcagcatttttgcgcccttggtaagcgaggggagggcgcgaaaacactgccagaacagccaaaatggctgcgcgcagcgttttcgcgccctcccctcgcttaccaagggcgcgaaaacactgcacccggccctttcggctgttccggtggctattttgaagccgtggaacagctgatcgcagccatttttgcaccctcgttcagcgaggggagggcgcgaaaatggctgccagccatagaggaacatcgctttatggtgagtaaatcagcccattggaacgcattacactaagtttaatgcattccaatggcttttttctttccgtacagcgatgtttcatacagcgagggttaatccggaacggattaacctcgctgtgcgaggcaccactgtataatggttGAGGGCTATAAGGAGCTGTTGtcaaaaacagtaacttttccaactcctGATTTTGCTTTCAAGAAAAGATTCCTTTTTCAAATAGAGTTACCTGGGGAAAATGAGCCTGGCACTATTCTAGATCTTTACCTCCAGTTTGATGACAAGGTAGTGCTTTTGATAATATAGAGACTGATTTCAAACCCTCTTTATCTTTCTTCGCTGAACCATTCAAAGCAGTTTACCACAGAACTAAATAACACAACACATGGTGTAAATTTCATGCTAATGAGgaggagaataataataataacacactGCAGGGTAGAACACCACATAAGAAGAGTGATTTCAGCCAAATGCTTACTGGAAGAAGATGACTGTGGAACATCTTAATACTTACATTTTGCTATTTCTTGCAGCTAAGTCCTGTGTGGAGGGCACAGATGCTACTTGGTCTGGTTGAAAGATGGGGAATCCTTGACTGAGAAAGCACATTTATTTTTCTACCAATGAGGTGGCAAAAATCCAAGCATATCTGCTCTGTATCTTAGAAAACCCTATTGTGATGACGTAACATgaacttaacataaaaaaactaagatcatggccactggtcccatcacctcatggcaaatgaggggaagacatggaggcagtgacagattttactttcttgggctccatgatcactgcagatgggaacagcagccacgaaattaaatgatgcctgcttcttgggaggaaagtgatgacaaacctagacagcatcttaaaaagcaggaacaccaccttgtcgacaaaggtctgcatcatcaaagctatgttttttccagtagcaatgtatggaagtgagagctggaccataaagaaggctgactgccaaagaattgatgcttttgaattgtggtgttggaggagactcttgagagtcccctggactgcaaagagaacaaacctatccactttgaaggaaatcaaccctgagtgctcactggaaggatagatcctgaagctgaggctccaatactttggctatctcatgagaagagaaacctccctggaaaagcccctgatgttgggaaagagtgaaggcgagaaggggtcgacagaggatgagatggttggacaatgtcactgaagctaccaacatgaatttgacccaactctgggaggcagtggaagacaggagagcctggcgtgctctggtccatggggtcatgaagagttggacacgacttgactaaacaaaaacaaaaacatgaactTTGTCGTGTCAAGCATTGGTTTCTatccttgagtaacccaggtgttcttcgactgcagTTCTTGGAAATCTCAGCtatcacagctggtggtgaaggattctgggaattgcagtccaggaacaactGGGTTattcaaggctgggaaccacagaTATGGAGCATGTTTCTTCTACAAAAGAAGAGTGATCGCTTCAGTTCAGCTGGAGAACCTCGTGATTTCTGATGACAGAAAACCTGATGATTCCCTCTTTTACACAGACAGTAAAGATCCAAAAGAAGACTGATTTGCCTTTATGTCTGGTCACTTAACACACAACCCCTGAAGCTAATCTGGGCAaccctttggtcctccagatgttactagACTCCTATTTCAATCAGCTCTAGCTGTCTTGGCCAATGGATACAGGGATAGTAAGTAGTCCATCAACAAATGGAAGGCCATAAGTCCTTCATCTCATCCTGCAAGTTCAAGAAGGATGTCTCCAGGGTCTTGTCCTACCTCTGACATGAGTGTACAAAATGTCTCCCCAATCTCCACGCTTTGCAACTATTGGCATGAGCTGTACATGCTTCGCCCCtgacctttctttaaaaagaaccagcctgggtgctTGCTCCGATTAATCACAAATGTTATGACAAAGTAAAACACTGCTAGTTCCTCCTAAACATACTAAAATGAGCATTGCTGCTGCTTGCTGGCAACTGCTGTCCTCAGCCCCACTCAGATGTTTccttaaaaggaaaaggagactTGGGAACTTCTTGTTTTGGAATTTGGGCATCGAGACACTAATGATTCCTCCTGGGTCCTCTCCCTTGTGTAGCCAGCCTGTCGGATTTGTGCCCAGGAGGCAGTGTGTGCAGAATGCAAGTGGGATTCAAAGATGTAATAACAGACCTAATTAACTGATCTGAAGAATTTAACAGGCATTTGGAAGGGGAGGCAAAATGCATACGATTGTTTCAAGTATTGTTAACAGGCCAGAAGTAACAAACCCCACCTCTGTTCTCTAATGAGCCTTTTAGAATAATGGTTACAAAGATCACAAACCTGAATACAAGCATTAAGGAAAAATCCTAATTAGTGCTGCAGTTCTTCATGGAATCTGCTATAGAAGTAGTTCCAGATGAGGCTTCTCCTACGCCATCACCTATCTCACGGACTGAATTTTATGGAGGTTCAGACATCGTATTCCTCTACTTGTAATCTTCCTTTGTTTTTCCACTGATTCTTCCAACTTTTGTTTAAACTGTGGAAAATCTGACAGCAGAAACAGACAGAATAGCTGCAAACTGGCTTCTAACTGCTAGCATGACATGGAA
This sequence is a window from Pogona vitticeps strain Pit_001003342236 chromosome 4, PviZW2.1, whole genome shotgun sequence. Protein-coding genes within it:
- the LMOD1 gene encoding leiomodin-1 yields the protein MSRVAKYRRQVSEDPDIDNLLSTLSPEEMEELEKELDASDSDGSIPVGLRQKDQTDKQPSGKYNREAMLNYCEKESKKLIQREQSLDEEKKKEAKTLEEKRKDLKKTRTFDLKKEENIQKANQKGKDEPDRSKKTGLPKEEKTPNVEKKISKETDKNTTAKVRGEEKGTTLKNKLREDKAKEEKPAELKRGTEKGKKGEDKKESEKIGEKITALKQSSDRKREDKKESEKTEEKSSPLKKGSTVGSEEKSSKDRKGASEGKASVPEVEKPIKDTLESTPSKSADNSSNQSKEDEATSIFDEPLEKVKNNDPEMVEVNVNNSDCITNEILVRFAEALEFNTVVKVFALANTRADDHVAFAIAIMLKSNKTLTSINLDSNHITGKGILAIFRALLQNNTLTELRFHNQRHICGGKTEMEIASLLKENTTLLKLGYHFELAGPRMTVTNLLSRNMDKQRQKRLQEQRQAQEKGEKKDFLEVPKIAVLPAGSPKVSPKSSPKTSPWSSPKSLPKKAGAPHAPPPPPPPLAPPPAPPLINENLRLSLSPATQRKMVEKALPPQEKNSRDQLLAAIRSSNLKHLKKVEVPKLLQ